TCGACCACGGCCTGGGCGCCTTTTGGCAGGACGCGCGGGATGTTGTCCAGCAGGCCGCCACCGGTGATGTGGGCCATGGCCTTGACCGCGCCGGTCTTCTTGATCAGCTCCAGCAGCGGCTTGACGTAGATGCGGGTCGGCGCCATCAGCAGGTCGGTCAGCGGCTGGCCGTCGAGCTGGGTGTTCTCGATGTCGGTGCCGGACACTTCGAGGATCTTGCGGATCAGCGAGTAGCCGTTGGAGTGCGGGCCGGAGGAAGGCAGGGCGATCAGGGCGTCGCCGGTGACCACTTTCGAGCCGTCGATGATTTCCGACTTCTCCACCACGCCGACGCAGAAACCGGCCAGGTCGTAGTCTTCGCCCTCGTACATGCCTGGCATCTCGGCGGTTTCACCACCGACCAGCGAGCAACCGGCCAGTTCGCAACCGGCGCCGATGCCGGTGACCACGGTGGCGGCCACGTCGACATTCAGCTTGCCGGTGGCGTAGTAGTCGAGGAAGAACAGTGGCTCGGCGCCGCAGACCACCAGGTCGTTGACGCACATGGCGACCAGGTCCTGGCCGATGCTGTCGTGCTTGTTCAGGTTCAGCGCCAGGCGCAGCTTGGTGCCGACGCCGTCGGTGCCGGAGACCAGCACCGGCTGCTTGTAGCCGGCCGGGATCTCGCAGAGGGCGCCGAAGCCGCCCAGGCCACCCATGACTTCAGGGCGTGCGGTGCGCTTGGCGACGCCCTTGATGCGTTCGACCAGTGCTTCGCCGGCGTCGATGTCTACACCGGCGTCTTTGTAGCTCAGGGAGGGTTGCTTGCTCATTGATCCAGGCCTTTAAGGGGGAGGGATTCAGGAAAACGACCAGCGCGGCCAAGGCCGGCTCGGGAAGCGGCGGCTGCCTGTACG
The Pseudomonas putida genome window above contains:
- the purM gene encoding phosphoribosylformylglycinamidine cyclo-ligase, whose protein sequence is MSKQPSLSYKDAGVDIDAGEALVERIKGVAKRTARPEVMGGLGGFGALCEIPAGYKQPVLVSGTDGVGTKLRLALNLNKHDSIGQDLVAMCVNDLVVCGAEPLFFLDYYATGKLNVDVAATVVTGIGAGCELAGCSLVGGETAEMPGMYEGEDYDLAGFCVGVVEKSEIIDGSKVVTGDALIALPSSGPHSNGYSLIRKILEVSGTDIENTQLDGQPLTDLLMAPTRIYVKPLLELIKKTGAVKAMAHITGGGLLDNIPRVLPKGAQAVVDVASWQRPAVFDFLQQKGNVDEHEMHRVLNCGVGMVICVAQDQVDNALNVLRQAGEKPWVIGRIDVAAEGAAQVELQNLKAH